In Thermodesulfobacteriota bacterium, the genomic stretch TTTGGCACGAGTTTTGTATATATGAAAGAATTGACACGAACTCCAGAAAAGGAGCATGAGATGAGAACCAAGTACCTTGCCCTTGATTATTCAGCCTTCGTCCTCGGACTTATCGCAATCACGCTCCTCTCACTCGAGCGCGTGGGCAGGGGGCTTTTTTAAGGTTTTCAGGCGCGGTATGCGCCTCGGGTAGTTAAAGGAGGGCGAAATGAAGAAGGCATTCATAGCCGATGTGATCGGCTTCACGATACTGATTGGAATAGCGATGACAATAGCGCTCAGGTAGTGTGTTGCGAGACTTTTAAAAAGAGTATACCGAACCGGGATATCCCTTCAAATTCCGCACATTTCCCGCCAAATCCTTCCAACCCTGCCAGGCAATACCGGTAAGCCTGGCAGGGATTTTTTCTTCTGTTTCAAAATCGTGACAATGTTTCTCTCCTGAAACAAAACTGATTGAAACTTCTGTATCGAAATCGTATAATCCATTCAGGAGAAAAGGAATGGAGACCGAGAAATTAAGGCTTTCCGGCAATAACGAAGCCGTCCACAAGTACATAGAGCTGAATAGCGACGCCATCCTTAACAGCATCGCCGACGGCGTGGTCGTCATAGGCCTTAATCACGAGATACTCTTCATAAACAGGGCGGCCAGGGAGATATTCGGGAAGGTCGGGCTCAAGGACTTCTCAAGGGGCGGCAAATGCAGCGGCATGATCGGGCACACGAGCTGCGCCTTCGACTGCGTCATAAACAGGACCATTAAGACCGGCGAGCACCTCTACAACTACGAGGTGACGCTCGGCAGGGGCGACAGCAAGGTCACTCTCAGCATAAATACGGCCCTCTTGAAGGATGAGGACGGCAAGATAATAGGCGGCCTCGAGATATTCAGGGACACCTCGCTTATAAAGGAGCTCAGGGACGAGATAAAGGGCAGATACTCCTTTGAGAACATAATCGGCAAGAACTACCGGATGCACGAGGTCTACGAGCTCTTGAAAGAGGTCGCGCCGACGAGGGCGACAGTCCTCATAGAGGGCGAGACCGGCACGGGCAAGGAGCTTATTGCGAACGCCATCCACCACAACTCCCCGAGGTGCGGCGGGCCTTTCGTTAAGGTAAACTGCGCGGCCCTCTCCGAGGGCATACTCGAAAGCGAGCTCTTCGGCCACGTGAAGGGAGCGTTCACGGGCGCCATAGCCGACAAGCCCGGGCGTTTCGAGCTTGCGGACAACGGCACCATCTTCCTCGACGAGGTCGGAGACATAACCCCGCACACGCAGGTGAAGCTCCTTCGCGTTTTGCAGGAAGGGGAGTTCGAGCGGGTGGGCGGCACGAAGACCATCAAGGTGGACGTGCGGGTTGTCACCGCGACCAACAAGGACCTGAAGGCCCTCGTCGAAAAGGGCGAGTTCAGGGAGGACCTCTACTACCGCCTGAAGGTCGTGCCCGTGCGCCTTCCGGCCCTCAGGGAGCGCAAAGACGACATACCGCTCCTTGTCAAATATTTCATCGGGAAGTTCAATCGCGAGATGGGGCGGGAGACGGGCATGGAGGTCCGCCACGTCTCTCCTTCCGCGATGGAGCTGTTGATGGAGTACGGCTATCCGGGCAATATCCGCGAGCTTGAGCACATAATCGAGCACGCGTTCGTGAGATGCCAGGGCAACACCATAAACCCCGAGCACCTGCCGAGGGACCTCCATGCGCGGGGGCTCGTTGACAAGGCCATGAGCACCGACGAGCCCATGAAGGCGCTCGAACGCGAGGTGATTATTAAGGCCCTCGACGAGACCGGCTGGAAATACAACGATTGCGCCCGGAAGCTCAAGATGAGCAGGACGACGCTCTGGAGGAGGATAAAGGAGCTGGGCATAGAAAAACCAGCTTGAACTCTTTTAGTGTGTTTTATACGCGCCGACTTCACTCCGGTTTACAGCCCCGCCCGCCATTCATTCACCGGTCACTTGACATATCGGCTCCCCGGGAAAAGAATCAACTATGCCGGAAAACGGGAGGGCTTAATCATGAAGCTCGCCGTCTTCGAGGTCGAGGAATGGGAAAGGCCGTCATTCGAGCGGCTTGACTCAGGCCATGACATAAGGTTTACGAACGAGCCGCTGACGGACGAGAACGCGGGCCCCTATACCGACGTCGAGGTCGTATCGACCTTCATCTGGTCCGAGCTCGACAGGAAGACCCTGGGCCGGTTCAGGAACCTCCGGCACATAGCCACGCGCTCGACAGGCTACGACCACATAGACATGGTCTACTGCGCCGAGCGCGGCATAAGCGTATCCAACGTGCCTACCTACGGCGACAACACGGTCGCGGAGCACGTCTTCGGACTCCTGCTTGCGATAAGCCACAACCTCGTGGACGCGGTCGAGAGGACGCGGCGCGGGGACTTCTCGCAGCAGGGGCTCCGGGGCTTCGACCTCAAGGGAAAGACCATAGGCGTGCTCGGCACCGGGAGCATCGGCAGGTATGTTATCGACATAGCAAAGGGCTTCCACATGGAAGTCCTTGCCTTCGACCTCCATCCCAGGGAAGACCTTGCCCGGAGGATCGGTTTCAAATACGTCTCGCTCGAGGAGGCCCTTCGGAAATCCGACGTCATAACGCTCCACATACCCGCCATCCCGGAGACCTACCATTTCCTCTCGGACAGGGAGTTCGCGATGATGAAGGAGGGCGTGGTCATCATAAATACCGCACGTGGCATACTCATAGACATACAGGCCCTGCTCCGGGGCATTACCAGCGGCAAGGTCGCGGCGGTCGGCCTCGACGTCCTGCCCGAAGAGCCTACCATCAGGGAGGAGGCGGAGCTCCTCCGCTCAATTGCCCAGAAAAAGCCGCTCGACGTTCTCCTCGCCGGGCATATACTGCTACGCCTCCGTAACGTCCTAATAACGCCGCACAGCGCATTCAATACCAAAGAGGCCGTCCAGAGGATACTCGACACTACGATCGAGAATATCGCGGCTTTCGAGAGGGGCGAGGCGAGGAACAAGGTGGCATGAGGAGCCTGGTGCAGTAATGAGGGTTAACCGCCGCTTACCACTCTTATATTGACCACAGGCGAATTGGACCGCCCTGGCGCAGTCGTGATTATGACATTCCCGGGCGGTATCCCGTGTTTTTCGACCAGCATGGCCTTTATCTTTTCAGCCCTCTCGATAGCCAGTTTTTTCCTCGTTTTTGCGCTGTCGCCAGAGGACTGGCTGGCCTCTATCCTGACAATGAACGAGGGCTGGCGCGAGTGTATATCGCTTACGGTCTTGAGCGCACCCCTCAGCTCGTCCGAGGCGAAGGACTTCTCATCCGTCAGGGGGATCGGGTCCAGCAGGGGGATAGTCTCCACCGAGAGGACGACAGGCGCACCGAGCGCCTCGGATGCCATCTTTTCGATCCACAGGGCCTCGTCGGGCGTGAAGGGCGTGTCCCTGCGCACCTTTATAACCCCGGCCAGGGCCGCGCTGCCGTGTTTTCGTCCCAGATAGAATTCCGAGACTTTGTAAGGGTCGAGTATTCTTTCGACCGAAGCCGCGGCGTTCGCCAGGGCGTGAGAGGCTGCATCCATCTCTTTTTTCGGGTCGGGCTTGGGCTGGGTGAGCCCCGCAATGGAGGCCGTGACTACCGCCGGCTTGAGCCCGCCGGCCTGCATGAGGACCTGCTCGACATCCAGGGTTATCTCCCTTCCAAGCGCCGCCTCGACAGATCTCTCGGCCTCTGCTATCTGGCCCTCCTCGAGGTATCTGGTCGTGTTTATCGCTGCCCTTACCCTGAGCGCGTCATCCGTTTCCCTGTAATCGAAGGCGGAGAGGTACGATACCTTGTCAGCGTCGAATGCGCGCTTGAGGGCGGCGCTTATGCCGCTCCTCAGCCTTATCTCCGAAAGCGAGACGTGGAGCGTGTAAAGTAGCGGTATCGAGATGACGAAGAGTATCGCGCCGAGCGCGGCTATCCTCTTCTTGAGCTGGTGGACGTCTATTTCAGTGAGTACGCCGGGCCTGAAGCCGTACACGAAAAAGACCATGCAGGTGCTTATGATGATGGCGACGAAGTTGGTGAAAAAGAGGAAAAAGCCGCCGAGCGCTATTGAGAAGTTGGCGCTCCCGAGCCCGTACCCGGCGACGCTCAGGGGCGGGATTACCGCGGTCGCTATGGCCACGCCAGGCACTATGGTTATGTAGTTCCTTTTCGTGCAGATGGCTATCGCGCCGACGAGGCCCGCGAGGAAGGCGACTACAAGGTCGTAGAGGTTGGGCCTCGTCCTCGCGAGTATCTCCTGCGTGACCTCGTTCAGTGGAGAAACCCATGTCGCAAAGGCGGCTACCGCAATGGTCGCGGCAACGCTCTTGACTATCGTCGAAAAGGCCTTTTTGCCGATGGCCTCGTTCCCGGTTATGAAAGCGAAGCCGCTGCTCAATATAGGGCCCATCAGGGGAGATATCAGCATTGCGCCGATAATGACGGCCGTGTTGTTCGTTATGAGGCCAGTAAGCGCGATAAGGTTGGCTATGGTGAGCACGAGAAAGTAGCCGGCCGAAATATCGACTTCCTGGTATACGGTCTTCATGACCGACGACTGGTTTACCTCGGCTGCCTTCTTATGGAGCCATTCGTTTATCAGGCCTATGGCTTTGAGTCTTAAAAGGTCCACAAACAGACCGCTCCTTTCATTTAGTAGTGGAATATACCAAAAAGAAGGGCATCTTGTCCATTTTCGAGACAGCCACCTACTCCCACTTGCCCTTGAGCAGGGGCTTTACCGGATGCTTCTCGCGTTCGAGTTTCAGGTCCTTGAAGATGTCAGCCGACGACTCTGTCTCGTCCTTGGGCTTAAGAGCGAGGCCGAGCTCCTTTATGGGTTCTTCGGAAGCGCCGATAAGTATCATCTCCGCGCCCTCATAGTCGAGGAAGTCGGGAGGGTCTGCGTCGGCAAACCTCCTGCCGTCGAATTTCTGCATGAGCCTCTTGGGGAAGCCTGCCTTTTTGCGGCCCTTGAGTCCCGCTCCCGGGGGCGCGGGCTTCTCAGGGTTCTTTATGGTCACGATATAGCTCGCCTCGTCCTCTATCCTGAAGGCCTCCTGCACCTCGCCGGGCCTTTCCGGGAGTTCGAGCGAATACGCCAGGT encodes the following:
- a CDS encoding sigma 54-interacting transcriptional regulator yields the protein METEKLRLSGNNEAVHKYIELNSDAILNSIADGVVVIGLNHEILFINRAAREIFGKVGLKDFSRGGKCSGMIGHTSCAFDCVINRTIKTGEHLYNYEVTLGRGDSKVTLSINTALLKDEDGKIIGGLEIFRDTSLIKELRDEIKGRYSFENIIGKNYRMHEVYELLKEVAPTRATVLIEGETGTGKELIANAIHHNSPRCGGPFVKVNCAALSEGILESELFGHVKGAFTGAIADKPGRFELADNGTIFLDEVGDITPHTQVKLLRVLQEGEFERVGGTKTIKVDVRVVTATNKDLKALVEKGEFREDLYYRLKVVPVRLPALRERKDDIPLLVKYFIGKFNREMGRETGMEVRHVSPSAMELLMEYGYPGNIRELEHIIEHAFVRCQGNTINPEHLPRDLHARGLVDKAMSTDEPMKALEREVIIKALDETGWKYNDCARKLKMSRTTLWRRIKELGIEKPA
- a CDS encoding hydroxyacid dehydrogenase, whose translation is MKLAVFEVEEWERPSFERLDSGHDIRFTNEPLTDENAGPYTDVEVVSTFIWSELDRKTLGRFRNLRHIATRSTGYDHIDMVYCAERGISVSNVPTYGDNTVAEHVFGLLLAISHNLVDAVERTRRGDFSQQGLRGFDLKGKTIGVLGTGSIGRYVIDIAKGFHMEVLAFDLHPREDLARRIGFKYVSLEEALRKSDVITLHIPAIPETYHFLSDREFAMMKEGVVIINTARGILIDIQALLRGITSGKVAAVGLDVLPEEPTIREEAELLRSIAQKKPLDVLLAGHILLRLRNVLITPHSAFNTKEAVQRILDTTIENIAAFERGEARNKVA
- a CDS encoding DUF389 domain-containing protein; this encodes MDLLRLKAIGLINEWLHKKAAEVNQSSVMKTVYQEVDISAGYFLVLTIANLIALTGLITNNTAVIIGAMLISPLMGPILSSGFAFITGNEAIGKKAFSTIVKSVAATIAVAAFATWVSPLNEVTQEILARTRPNLYDLVVAFLAGLVGAIAICTKRNYITIVPGVAIATAVIPPLSVAGYGLGSANFSIALGGFFLFFTNFVAIIISTCMVFFVYGFRPGVLTEIDVHQLKKRIAALGAILFVISIPLLYTLHVSLSEIRLRSGISAALKRAFDADKVSYLSAFDYRETDDALRVRAAINTTRYLEEGQIAEAERSVEAALGREITLDVEQVLMQAGGLKPAVVTASIAGLTQPKPDPKKEMDAASHALANAAASVERILDPYKVSEFYLGRKHGSAALAGVIKVRRDTPFTPDEALWIEKMASEALGAPVVLSVETIPLLDPIPLTDEKSFASDELRGALKTVSDIHSRQPSFIVRIEASQSSGDSAKTRKKLAIERAEKIKAMLVEKHGIPPGNVIITTAPGRSNSPVVNIRVVSGG